Proteins from a genomic interval of Sphingobacterium sp. SYP-B4668:
- a CDS encoding response regulator: MIKVAIVDDHKILTEGLKSLIEESGIAKVVGVAHSATECRNSIGFWKPDVLLLDVGLPDINGVDLCKELKELFPELKVLALTTHNEYSVVRQMLENGALGYLIKNAMTEEVLAGIQAVAAGETFLCHEIDVLMKRPKETHLWLSQREREMLKLVAEGLTNGEIADRIFLSPETVKSYRKNLLLKLDAKNTAVLVRIALEQKLI; encoded by the coding sequence ATGATTAAGGTAGCTATTGTGGATGATCATAAGATCCTAACGGAAGGACTAAAAAGTCTTATTGAAGAATCAGGTATAGCGAAAGTGGTCGGTGTGGCGCACAGTGCCACCGAATGCAGGAACTCCATCGGTTTTTGGAAACCTGATGTGCTACTTCTCGATGTAGGCTTGCCGGATATCAACGGAGTGGATTTATGTAAGGAACTCAAGGAGCTTTTTCCAGAACTCAAGGTGCTGGCACTGACTACGCACAATGAATACAGTGTGGTACGGCAGATGTTGGAAAACGGTGCCTTAGGCTACTTGATCAAAAATGCCATGACCGAAGAAGTTCTTGCTGGAATACAGGCGGTGGCAGCAGGCGAAACGTTCCTGTGCCATGAAATCGATGTGCTGATGAAACGGCCCAAAGAGACTCATCTCTGGTTGAGCCAACGGGAGCGGGAAATGCTAAAACTGGTAGCCGAGGGATTGACCAACGGGGAAATAGCCGATCGTATCTTTCTAAGTCCGGAAACGGTCAAAAGCTATCGCAAAAACCTGTTGCTTAAGCTGGATGCC